The genomic segment AAGTGACTAGGAGGTCTTTACCTGTACTCTGGAAAATGGTTCAATGACTCGGATGAGGTTTTGTTCCAGCAGATTGTCATACAGCTTGGCCAGGTGAGTGTTGATAATTGCATCATCCCTCAGTTCTGCTCTGTACTCTGTTAGGGCCTGGAAGATACAGACCTTTGACTTAAAGCTCAAACAGTGAGGCAGATTAAGTGGAGGCATACTatgaaaatgacattaaacattaagaaattcttaataaaaacacgtttttgtgttttatattagcaagtcaaatcaaacaaagtcAGAAATCTAAAAGATACTTTCTTAATGTGTTACAAGCTCGAGAAAAAAAGAGACTCAAAAGTCTGGATGGAACCATTACTATATTAAAAATCATCGACACAAACTTACCTTCTCAAAGTCTGCTAATGACCTGTTCTTGCTGGCCTGGGCAACACATTTCAGTGCATCTGTCTGAAAAGGACAAGAACATCTTTGTGTTATTCTATAGACACAAccttaatgaaatgttttagcTGCACAAACATATGTTGCTAATATATAGTAAAGGTAATTACAGAGACCTGAAGtaactttaaaactgaaacactgtcAGCTACACTGCAGACAAGTTGGTTTCAAAAGGTCTCCTGCACAAAGCAGGGGACCTGCTTTTTTCAGTTCAAGTCAAGTGCATCATTATTTAGGATTCATCCTTAATCCTGTAACAGGAGCAATacgcaggaaaaacaaaaacaacgaTGGCGGTAGTACTTGCCTGACGGCCGGCGTATCGCAGGGCCAGTTTGCCACTGATCAAGGCTTGTACCTCCTCTGgtctgaaagagaaagatgggaCAGAAATGAGCAACCCTATGTATTAATTCTGTAATTAGTATTGATTCCAAATATATAGAAATTATggcatttaaatgtgtgaaatacGACTCACAAATTGAGCACAATTTTGCACAAAAGCATATATTTGAGTGCTGTGATGGCTCTCGGGCTGTCGATGGAGTCATAGCCCTCAAAGGCCTCAAAGAAATAGGAGTAGGCTGTCTTCCAGtccttctcctctgctgcatGGATGATCCCTGCAACAGAAATGCCACAGCACAAAAGTTACCATCTATAGTGAAAATAAATCATGTCAATTGCACTGAAATGTGAAAGcagtttcagctgcagctgaaaggAAAGCAATGAATAAGCATGATTGTGTCATGACTCGCAGCTGTTCCCCACACATCATTAAACCCAAACTGTGTAACTGAGATAGTTCTCAGTAAACACTGAGTCACTGAAGAATAAACCATATACCCTTTATTTCAAAACCACTTTTGCTTTGAGAGTTTGGAGTGAAATAAATTCTAATGAATATaaactaattttaatttaaaattgtatttatttgtgtgaagTTACCACTTTGTACCTTTACAAAATTGTATTACTCTTAAGTTTCAGcaaataaaaaccataaaatgtgaagaatgttttaatcatatttaataattaattaaaagaaataaatggtaGATTGAAAACCTTGTTCTAGTGCGTGTTTTCATCATATAAAACATCTGATGGGGGAATCCTGGCACCTCCCAGTGGTAGTTAATTTATATCAGAATAATAAACGACTGTAAACGAGCAATGTGTTGTACAGCAAaggaaaaacaccaacagacaTAAAATGAtatacagaaaaacatcaagaaaGATGCTTTACACAAAGTCATCGTTTCATTCCCCATTACTTTTAATCTTACACACTTGGTCTAGTAAATAAAGCTCATACCTTTGGCTTTGCCCATTGActagtaaaatagtaaaatacCTTGAGACAGAGGTAATTTAGGTAGGCTACACGCTGAAGGATTGATGTTTGCAGCTAAATGCAACCAACACTTATTTCTTTCTAAGTGTCTTGAAAAAGGTCACTCTTGCTGGgttactatttttatttgtttttgagcaCCGGCAAGTCACATAATGTTCTGTCTACTTATATATCAGTGATAACagtaatacaaataataatgttCACACTTTCACTGTTAAATAATCAGTTTCCTTTGTAGTATAGGCCTTAAGGTCATTTCATACTTTGTACTGGGACAGACATGTATTCACAGtaccagtgcacacacacttctattCATACTATTAGTGAGGGTGTATATAAAGACACTTTGCACACACGCAATACAAACATGATGGGAACTCGGAACACATTTAGCTTTCTGTATTTGGGTGGACATGAAGAATGTGAAAAATATAAGTAGAGCATGTGGGAGTGATTCTCATGAACACAATGTTAAGGTGTTGAATTAAACGTTAAATACCTTCAAAGCATAAAACAAGCTCCGAGCTCAGACAAGCAAGCTCAGAAACTGAAAAATTCTGGATGAGAGAATAAACATTTCTGACCTGACTGCAAGTCCAGTGCTGCCTGGAGCTTTGGAGGACAATAAATGGCGTTGGCGGTGGTCCTGGCTGAAGTAAGGGCAGCACGGGCCTTGGGCAGGTTACTGAGAGCATGGTACGTCTTACTTTCAAGCAGCTGAACCTCTACCAGAAGAGCTTTATCATccatcttcttcagctcctgaAGCAACTGGGAACCTGAGGGATACACAATGAGATTCTGTATTATGCACAGTAACTACAGAAACTACAAAACTTTGTACAACACTTTCTATACAGCTTGAGGATAAATGGGCAAAGACATCTTTTGAAGGTTTGCTGTACTCCAGAAAACGTGGTTTTCATTTGTCATAGCAAGTAGTAATGTATGAAGAACAGATTACGCCTGGTCTCGAAGCACTCACCAAGCGCCAAGGCCTCCTGGTACCTTTTGGTGTCAAAATAGAGTGAGATGAGTCGTGCCTGAAAAAAGAGAGTGTGATGTTAGACAAGCAAGGAGGAGTAACACCAATCTACTGGTTTACAGAAAACATCCAACATGTAGTTTAAGTACTGGGAtatccattaaaataaaaatgaaaaatcttaGCTTTAACAGTCTTTTCCAGGATTCATGCACATTTGCAAAACTTTTCCTGAATTCCTAAATCTTTGAGTAACTGCAACAAGTTGTGACACATTTCATAATGTCTCTTCTTGGATACAGATATGTGCGGTGAGTGAGACATCAGTAAACATTACTATGAAGCAATTCATGTCAAGATGCTGTAATGGCACTCACAGACTTCTTCTAAACTACAGagtttccttctttttcttgtatCCTGACAGAAAGtgccagagagaggaggtggacCTCAAAGGTGGAATGTAACACTAACCCATATAAGTTATCATTTTACTTGAAATGCAGCAGCCTGAAACAGCATTCAGGACTGTCTGTGCAGGCTACAGCTGGCAGTTTTGTTAAATGATGCCACAAAACAATAAGTAtgaaaagtttagttttgtgtgGGTGGTAAGAAAGTCTGATGTTCCCCACTAATGCTTTGCGCAGATTAATAACTTTTCAACACAATATGTAACAAACAGATGGGTGAAGACATGCAAATCCAAAAAACAGTGTTTATCTAAGTACAAGACTTCTCTCtcacactaaacacaaagtacaaacaCAGTACTTTCTAAACaaagtttgtcattttttagCCCCTATGACACAACACAAGCCATGCCCGGTGTCTGGCTGTGAGTACACTCATTTTGTCTGCTACAGCAGGATGATGTCATTATAGACAGCAGTGTGTATTGGATGTATGAGCACATCTCGCTTACATATTTGCATTATCATCACATTCATCAggcttcctgtttttattttgctttaaacCAAAGTAAATGGTTTGAACTTGTGTTTATCCAAAGTCCATGATGGTGGTGTTGAATATCTACTTACAACAAAATGCTGCCCCATCATTTGTGTGGCATCACAGCATCTCCCACTCCATGATAAAGAATGTTCAATTTGATCCGTCCCACAGTTAATGTTTATGTTTGGGGATAAcacttttgttttcactgtcatCAGTCATCAAAGTCAGTCACTAAACAGCAAGTAAAGCAACAGCTAACCTCTTACATAATACAAGTGGAAAGTATACCTGTTTTTCTCCTGttcaaaaaaactaaaatgagtactttttattttttaagtgttaAACCTATACGTTTGCTATAATAAGATTATTTGAATTTGGCTTACCTCCAGAGCTTGTCGTAGGAAAGTCCTCTTCTCTGCCTTGGCCCACTCAATGCATTCAAGACACAGTTCCACCTCCTGTCCTGTTGCTGCCTCCATGTCAAGAAAGAGGTCTAGCAGAGAGCGAACGAGCCGTGCTGCCTTGGCCTTACTGATAGAAATCAGGAAAGGCCTGACAAATTTCAACAGACCCCCTAGTTCTGGAAATGgcatcaaaaaaacaaatgttgaaaCATGCCCAGAATAAAACTAATTACAGTGTCTTTAAACAGGCACAGAGGAAAAGTTTTAACATTACCTGCAGCCTGTCCCGTCTTGGCCAGGAGTGTCCCGAGCTCCAGGATACTCTGTTCTTTAACCCTGACAGCTTCCTCATCGTTCTCCTGAACATCTCTCCTCACTGTTAAAGAAAGGTGACAGATAATTTGAATCTGTGATGTTATAGCCATTTCACAACCATAGTATCTGGACTTCTACATCTCAGTAATActtaacattaaacaaaattaaacccACATATCAATCTGACAGCTGGGAATGCAAGGTTATTGTCCTACTGAGTAATCATATCAATTATATAGATAGATTGATAGATAGATGTCTATCATAGTTTCTCTTTGCCCATGGTGAcatcttcagtttgtttttgccCAACCAGCACAACAAGGCCCACAGATATTAAGAGTATACCACTTGTATTACAGGGATATCAAATAGAAGACAGCTAGTACTCACATTTGAATGCTCAGATTGATGTTTAATAAACGACTTACATGGTTGTGTAATTTGGTGAAATAACTTtctgttaaattattaatacattatttaatgtaacatttcagaaatgtataaaaagccTGTCAAAACATGAGTTAGGGAGAGGAATAACTGACAGCATGAGTAATCATATCAATTATATAGATAGATTGATAGATAGATGTCTATCATAGTTTCTCTTTGCCCATGGTGAcatcttcagtttgtttttgccCAACCAGCACAACAAGGCCCACAGATATTAAGAGTATACCACTTGTATTACAGGGATATCAAATAGAAGACAGCTAGTACTCACATTTGAATGCTCAGATTGATGTTTAATAAACGACTTACATGGTTGTGTAATTTGGTGAAATAACTTtctgttaaattattaatacattatttaatgtaacatttcagaaatgtataaaaagccTTTCAAAACATGAGTTAGGGAGAGGAATAACTGACAGCATGAGTGCTCGGGTGACAAGGCAATTTGAGGACAGTGGTGTTTGTGGAAAGTACAGGAGCTATTTACAGTTTATACCAACGCAATTTCCATTTGCTTGTGTGTCTGGGCAAACATAATTACAAGAAAACGCTTCGCCAACTACACATAATTATCCCGTTGATGCTAAAGTCGACAGGTATTTTACTGTGTTGACAAGAAATGTTGGAGGCTTTGACAACAAGCTAATGACGTTAGCCACAACAGCAATCACGCTAACATGACAGTTTTACATAAAGCTAAAAGTAGTTCACTTAGAAACTTGTAGTCActgacacaacaacaaaaactccaGCTACTCGATTAAAAACGTGAAATGACTGATTACATTCGTAACATATTTTACGCCCAGGCCTACAGTTAGCAAAAGTGCTAAGGAGCTAACTAGCTAACATCCACTAGCAGTTACCGTTACCCACCGTTCAACAGTGAGTCAGCACGGTGCACCACCGGCTCTTGCTAGCGAACGCCACTGGCTAGCATGCTAACCGTCCGCCTAACACTGATTGACGAAAACATTACAGAGGTCAGAGGAATAGCGTTCATCTCAGACACCGTGCCGAACACCTACCTATTGAATGCAGAATGTCGATAGAGGCGTTGCGGTCCGTGCTAATGAGAGACTGGGCTCTCTGAAATTCAACCACTGCTGCAGCCGCCATCTTCCTTATTCAAATGCTGCTTGAATGAAAATTACGTGCGGCGACTACGTTACTTTGCGTATGTGACGTCAGTGCACCACTGCATGCCGGGATTTAAAGACTTTAGGGAAATGTAGTCTTATTAAGTACGGGCATTATGAGTAATATacaattcagttcatttttatttttatcatttaaccGAAGTTATTTTTacagaccttacaaaatataactatacagaattatataaaaacaccacaatctCACTTAAACAGTAGGAAAATATAAGCTTATACTGGATGGAAACATTCAATATGAGATTATTTGTctcaaacattttacacattttactcCAGAATAGACCTTTTTGCACAGCTCATACAGGACTTTAAAATAGGTGATACCAACACACCGTTTCCTacttttgaagtgtgtgtgcagaaattAAAGCATGCAGTACATCTTTAAGTATTATAAAGCTAAGAAATAATCTCCTAGCCTCAGGCCATTCATGCTCCTCAATATTCTTTGTGGTAATATTTAGTAGGTTTCACGAGGAGGAGACAAAGGTAATTATCTTTCTTCTGCCTTTTCCCCTCAAAATAGCTTCTTTGTTAAACCACACAATCCCTACACATGGGTAACAATGGAGAACTGTCCTATCTCAAAATCTACCTAATCTATGTTGTGTTTTAGATTATAGACCTACTGTCAACAGAGCCTAAACCGATGaattaagattttaaaagaaaaacaaaacaaaacaaaacaaaaaaatagaaacagaattAACTTTAGTGCACAAACAGTATATATTCAGTATAGATGTATTTGTATATGATGATTGGCTGATACACTAAATTAAACAGTATTATTTATGTGAAAGGATCTGACCACAACTTATGCGCACAAACCTCCACTGAAAGACCACAGGGACTTTATAGACATATTGCTCCTATAAGAGGAATAAAAATTGGACAACCTTACTGGAATAGTGTTGATTGTGTTAGGTTGCTGCTGACAGCGTCATGAGAAGAACATGAGTTCATTAGGTTCACTGTGAATGGCCGCCTGCTGTGTGGCCATAGGCGGAGTTGTTTCTGAACGGAGACAGCAGCGCGCACAGGGCGCAGAGCGGCGCCCCACCACCGCCTTTGCGTCAGCCATCCTCACACAGTCagtgacacaacacaacatcagcccTCGCAGCATCCGCATCTCACGGCCAGAAGGACCAGAAGcacatc from the Anabas testudineus chromosome 19, fAnaTes1.2, whole genome shotgun sequence genome contains:
- the psmd11b gene encoding 26S proteasome non-ATPase regulatory subunit 11B, with protein sequence MAAAAVVEFQRAQSLISTDRNASIDILHSIVRRDVQENDEEAVRVKEQSILELGTLLAKTGQAAELGGLLKFVRPFLISISKAKAARLVRSLLDLFLDMEAATGQEVELCLECIEWAKAEKRTFLRQALEARLISLYFDTKRYQEALALGSQLLQELKKMDDKALLVEVQLLESKTYHALSNLPKARAALTSARTTANAIYCPPKLQAALDLQSGIIHAAEEKDWKTAYSYFFEAFEGYDSIDSPRAITALKYMLLCKIVLNLPEEVQALISGKLALRYAGRQTDALKCVAQASKNRSLADFEKALTEYRAELRDDAIINTHLAKLYDNLLEQNLIRVIEPFSRVQIEHISGLIKLSNGDVERKLSQMILDKKFHGILDQGEGVLIIFEEPPVDKTYEAALETIQNMSKVVDSLYNKAKKLT